One Mycolicibacterium pulveris genomic region harbors:
- a CDS encoding acyl-CoA dehydrogenase family protein produces MDLSLSDEQRQLVEVFAAIYGRESTSERVRAAEPLGFDDKLWKALTETGAVDMAVDEAAGGGGASELDLALIAEQFGRAVASAPVVEAQVAARLLARCGDDGADLLGRVLAGDQLVTFAPRAARGGALKLVPAGAVADAVIALADGRLVVAPVGATRRPVQNLGSLPLADVDIDDDAAVLADGGDASRLHSEALDLWLTLTAAALAGAAKKAVEIGVEYAKERHAFRTPIGTFQAVSHPLADSATAADGARLLALKAACAFVDEPARTSELAAMAFAFAYETARDATYRSLHIHGGYGFGMECDAQLYYRRVRGWAMVYGEPGVALDRVADARYKPVAG; encoded by the coding sequence TTGGACCTGAGTCTTTCCGACGAACAGCGGCAGCTTGTCGAGGTGTTCGCGGCCATCTACGGGCGGGAGTCGACGTCTGAGCGGGTCCGGGCCGCCGAACCACTCGGTTTCGACGACAAGTTGTGGAAGGCGCTGACGGAAACCGGCGCCGTCGACATGGCGGTCGACGAAGCCGCGGGTGGTGGCGGTGCGTCCGAACTCGATTTGGCGCTGATCGCCGAGCAATTCGGCCGCGCCGTCGCATCCGCGCCGGTGGTGGAGGCTCAGGTCGCCGCACGCCTGCTTGCCCGGTGCGGTGACGACGGCGCCGATCTGCTCGGCCGGGTGTTGGCCGGCGATCAACTCGTCACGTTCGCACCGCGTGCTGCGCGCGGCGGTGCGCTGAAGCTCGTGCCGGCCGGTGCGGTCGCCGACGCGGTCATCGCGTTGGCCGACGGGCGCCTTGTCGTTGCGCCAGTGGGCGCGACCCGTCGCCCCGTGCAGAATCTCGGATCGCTACCCCTCGCCGATGTGGACATCGACGACGACGCCGCCGTGCTCGCTGACGGCGGGGACGCGTCGCGGTTGCATTCGGAAGCCTTGGATCTGTGGCTCACGCTGACCGCGGCGGCGCTCGCCGGTGCGGCCAAGAAGGCGGTCGAGATCGGCGTCGAATACGCAAAGGAACGCCACGCGTTCCGAACGCCGATCGGCACCTTTCAAGCGGTGTCACATCCGTTGGCGGACAGCGCGACTGCGGCCGACGGAGCGCGGTTGTTGGCGCTGAAGGCGGCATGTGCGTTCGTCGACGAACCAGCGCGCACCAGTGAGCTCGCCGCGATGGCGTTCGCGTTCGCCTACGAGACGGCGCGCGACGCCACCTACCGCAGCCTGCACATCCACGGCGGTTACGGCTTCGGCATGGAATGCGACGCCCAGCTTTACTACCGGCGCGTGCGTGGATGGGCGATGGTGTACGGCGAGCCCGGCGTCGCCCTGGACCGGGTGGCCGACGCCCGCTACAAACCGGTGGCGGGCTGA
- a CDS encoding acyl-CoA dehydrogenase family protein has product MHFQLDTDTEAYRAEIRAHLQDVMTAEFEERLYRSGVAHDDEFAKGLVDNGFFAPTWPPEYGGQNRTAWDEQVLQEELMYAEAPVYLSETTRMVASIIRQVGRQSMKDRILAGALKGDLTIALGFTEPECGSDVAAATTKAVRDGDEWIINGSKMFTTNGHIADYVFLLARTSPDKPKHKGLTMFLVPLDAPGIEAQAVWTLSGERTNITFYSDVRIGDEWRVGDVDAGWQVLSLSLQDEHASGWGPHIARLLTHAERWAETTITDDGVTQIAKPDVRRRLARVAMEYEVSMLLQRRCAWMAEAGQIPVAEGPMAKVFSTEALVRASQDIVELVGPDAVRSYFEPSAPEQGRFEYLMRFSVGTTIYAGTSEVQRSIIAQRGLGLPR; this is encoded by the coding sequence ATGCATTTTCAGCTCGATACCGACACAGAGGCCTATCGCGCGGAGATCCGCGCCCATCTGCAGGACGTGATGACCGCCGAATTCGAGGAACGGCTGTACCGCAGCGGTGTCGCGCACGACGACGAATTCGCCAAGGGACTTGTCGACAACGGATTCTTCGCACCCACCTGGCCGCCCGAGTACGGCGGCCAGAACCGCACTGCATGGGACGAACAGGTACTTCAGGAAGAATTGATGTACGCCGAGGCGCCGGTGTACCTGTCGGAGACGACGCGGATGGTGGCCTCGATCATCCGCCAGGTGGGCCGGCAGTCGATGAAGGACCGCATCCTGGCCGGTGCGCTCAAGGGAGATCTCACGATCGCGCTGGGGTTCACCGAACCGGAGTGCGGGTCCGACGTCGCGGCGGCCACCACCAAGGCCGTTCGCGACGGTGACGAATGGATCATCAACGGCTCCAAGATGTTCACCACCAACGGGCACATCGCCGACTATGTCTTCCTGCTGGCGCGCACAAGCCCGGACAAACCGAAGCACAAGGGGCTGACCATGTTTCTGGTGCCGCTCGACGCACCGGGAATCGAGGCGCAGGCGGTCTGGACGCTGTCCGGTGAGCGCACCAACATCACCTTCTACAGCGACGTCCGAATCGGTGACGAGTGGCGCGTCGGGGACGTCGACGCCGGATGGCAGGTGCTGAGCCTGTCGCTGCAGGACGAACATGCGTCCGGATGGGGACCACATATCGCCCGCCTGCTGACCCACGCCGAGCGATGGGCCGAGACAACGATAACTGACGACGGCGTGACGCAGATCGCCAAGCCCGACGTACGGCGGCGGCTGGCGAGAGTCGCCATGGAGTACGAAGTCTCGATGCTGCTCCAACGCCGTTGCGCATGGATGGCCGAAGCGGGTCAGATACCGGTTGCCGAAGGACCGATGGCCAAAGTGTTCAGCACCGAAGCCCTGGTCCGCGCGAGCCAGGACATCGTCGAGCTCGTCGGACCGGACGCCGTGCGCAGCTACTTCGAGCCGTCCGCCCCGGAGCAGGGCCGGTTCGAATACCTGATGCGGTTCTCCGTGGGCACCACGATCTATGCGGGCACCAGCGAGGTGCAGCGCTCGATCATCGCCCAGCGCGGACTGGGTTTACCCCGTTAG